GCACTGGAAAACGGCGTTGCGACTAAAGATACCGTAATTGATACGGGCAACGGCATTTTGCAAGTAGGAGGCAGCCGAGTACGTGATGTCTCGAAAGTCGGTAAGGCTAATCTCACAGAAATTCTCAAAAAATCCAGTAATATCGGCGTGACGAAACTGTCGATGGAGATGCCGATTGAAGCGCTACTTGGAATGTATAACTCGGTCGGTTTAGGTGAACTGTCCGGGCTGAACTTAGTGGGGGAAGTGACGGGTATTTTCCCCACGCGTACTCGCTGGTCACCGATTGAACGCGCTACGCTCGCTTTTGGCTATGGCTTGTCTGTGACACCAATCCAGTTGGCGCACGCCTATGCCACTTTAGGTAACGAAGGCAAATATGAGCCGATCCACATTATCGAAAGTCATGAACGCGACATGGCCAAGCAGGTGGTGTCGCAAAAGCATGCGCGAGAAGTGCTTAATATGTTGGAAACCGTGACGCAAAAAGGCGGCTCAGCTCGTCGTGCGGCTGTACCCGGCTATCGGGTCGGGGCGAAAACCGGAACCTCGCGCAAAGCGAGCGCGGGTGGATACAGTGATGAGTACATCACCTATACCGCCGGCGTTGCGCCAGTGAGCGATCCGCGCATTGCGCTGGTGGTGGTGGTGAACGAGCCGCAGGGCGATGATTACTACGGTGGCTCGGTCGCTTCGCCAGTCTTTTCCGAAATTATGAAAGGGGCGCTGCAAATCTTAAATGTCGCTCCAGATGAAAACCAGTTCCAGAATTAACTTGATACCTGAGCTTAGCTCGGAGAATTGAAACCATGACAACATCCATCAGTTTGGCCAGCTTGTTATCGCCTTGGGCGATTTATCCAGAGCTCAACGCCGTAACGGTCACTTCCCTTGAGTTGGACAGTCGCAAGATTCGTGCAGGGGATACCTTCGTGGCAATGATTGGCCAGCAAACCGACGGTCGCCGTTTTATCGATACCGCCATCGCCAATGGTGCCAATGCGGTGATCGCCAGTGCTTGCTCTCAACATTCGCACGCCAGTTTGGAGTACCGAGGGGATGTGCCCGTGGTGTATGTCGAGCAGCTCGACATGCAGCTTTCGGCCATTGCCGGGAAACTCTATCCGCATCCGCAGATGCGCTTGATTGGCGTGACGGGCACCAACGGTAAAACCACCATCACGCAATTGATCGCCCAGTGGCTGCAACTGCTCGGTGAGTCGGCGGCAGTGATGGGGACGACAGGCAATGGTTTTCTGCATAACTTGCAGCCCGCCGCCAATACCACAGGTAGCGCTGTCGAAGTGCAGAAAACGTTGGCGACGCTAGCGCAGCAAGGCGCACAAACCACCGCGTTGGAAGTCTCTTCTCACGGCTTAGTGCAAGGGCGAGTGAAAGATCTCAACTTTGCCGCAGGCGTGTTTACTAACTTAAGTCGTGACCACCTCGATTACCACGGCACGATGGAGGCTTATGCACAGGCCAAAATGAGCCTGTTTACTGAACATCAATGCCAGCAAGCGATCATCAATGTCGATGATCCGATTGGTGCTCAATGGTTTGCCGAGCTTGAGCGCGGTATTGCTGTCTCGCTGCAGCCACAAACGTCCGCAGAGCGCACCCTTTGGGCAACGCGTGTCGACTACGCGCAAAGCGGCATCACGCTTGAGTTTGATGGCTGTTTCGGTACTGGCCGTTTTCAAGCGCCGCTGATCGGCGAATTCAATGCCACCAATTTGATGTTGGCACTGGCCACCTTGCTCAGTCTCGGCTTTGATAAACAAGCGCTGCTCGATAGTGCGGCCCAATTGCAACCCGTGCTTGGTCGTATGGAGCTTTTCCAAGCTCCGGGCCGAGCAAAAGTGGTGGTGGATTATGCTCACACGCCCGACGCTCTGGAAAAAGCCTTGCAAGCGCTGCGCGTACATTGTCAGGGTAAGCTGTGGGCCATTTTTGGCTGCGGTGGTGACCGAGACAAAGGCAAACGGCCGATGATGGCGGAAATCGCCGAGCGGCTCGGGGATTGTGTGATCCTCACCGATGACAATCCACGCAGTGAAGATGCCTCGCAGATCATCGCCGATATGTTAGCCGGTCTTGCCTCGCCGCAGTTGGCCGTTGTGGAGCATGATCGCTTCAAAGCGCTGCAACACGCCTTGCAGCATGCCCATGCCGACGACATCATTTTATTGGCGGGCAAAGGGCACGAAGATTACCAAGTGTTATCCCATCAGACGATTCACTATTCTGATCGTGAATCGGCGCAGCAACTTTTAGGAATTCAGCCATGCTAGACACCACGCTTAGCCATTTGGCTCAGCTCACTGAGGGCCAGCTTATCGGTGAGGATGCTCTTTTTTCCAGTGTTTCCACCGACACCCGTCAGATTGAAAAAGGGGCGCTGTTTGTTGCCTTAGTGGGAGATCGTTTCGACGCGCACCATTTTTGCCAGCAAGCGTTGCAGGCTGGCGCAAGTGCTTTATTAGTGCAACGCGCGCTTGATCTGCCTGTTGCGCAAGTGGTTGTCCAAGACACGAAACTGGCGCTCGGCCAGTTAGCGGCCGATGTGCATCAGCGCTGCCAGACGGCGACGGTGGCGATCACCGGAAGCTGCGGGAAAACCACCGTCAAAGAGATGACCGCCAGTATTTTGCAGCAAAAAGGCAAGGTGCTGTTTACCGCCGGTAATTTTAACAACGACATCGGCGTGCCGCTTACGCTGCTGCGCTCACAAGAAGATGATGACTACGCGGTGATTGAGCTGGGTGCCAACCACATTGGCGAGATTGCTTACACCACCCGTTTAGTCAAACCGCAAATTGCCCTGGTCAATAACGTGGCGGCCGCGCATCTGGAAGGCTTTGGCTCGATTGACGGAGTGAAAAAAGCGAAAGGTGAAATCTATCAAGGGCTTGCTGCCGGCGATGTGGCAGTGGTCAACCTAGATAGTAACGGCGGAGACGCATGGCAATCGGTGTTGGCCGATAAAAAAGTCGTGACCTTCTCGGCGCACGATCCAAATGCCGACTTTTATGCCTCTGACGTTTATCTTAATGAAGAGGGCCTAGCAAAGTTTGTTTTGCACACGCCACAGCAAGCTTGGCCTATCTCGCTGGGGATCATTGGTCAGCATAACGTCAGTAATGCGATTGCGGCTTCGATCATCGCGCTGCATTTTGGTGCGAGTAAGGAAGAAATTCAGGCAGGGCTGCGCAATTTGATGCCCGTAAAAGGCCGCGTGGATGTCCAACGTCTCACCGATAAGATTAAACTGATCGATGACAGCTATAATGCTAGCGTCCCAGCAATGAAAGCCGCCGTGGATCTTTTGGGGAGCTTTTCAGGTACGCGCTGGCTAATTTTAGGCTACATGGCCGAATTGGGGGATGAAAGTCTTGCACTTCATCGTCAAGTCGGTGAACATGCTGCCCCATTTGGTTTTGAGCACGTTCTTACTTTTGGTGAGGACACAAGAATGATTAGCGATCTGTGTCAGGGGCTTCACTTCGCTGACCATAGCGCCATGATCGATTATATCAAGCAGCATCTCGCTTCTGACACCGAATCGAGCCATACCTTATTGGTAAAAGGGGCGAACTCGGCTGGCATGAGTAACGTTGTGGCTGCTTTGAAGGAGAACTTTAAATGATTATTTGGCTTGCCGAGCTGCTACAGCCATATTTTTCTTTCTTCCGCTTGTTTGAATACTTGTCGTTTCGCGCCATCTTAAGTGTCCTAACGGCGCTTGGCCTCTCGCTTTGGATGGGGCCTAAGATGATCAAACGGCTGCAACTGCTGCAAATTGGTCAAGTGGTGCGCAATGAGGGGCCGGAGTCCCATTTCAGTAAGCGTGGTACCCCGACCATGGGCGGCATCATGATCCTAACGGCAATCACGGTTACCGTATTGCTGTGGGCGAACCTCTCGAACCCCTATGTGTGGGCGGTGCTGGCTGTGTTGCTTGGTTATGGCGCAGTTGGCTTTGCCGACGATTATCGTAAAGTGGTGCGCAAAAACACCGATGGCCTGATTGCTCGCTGGAAGTATTTCTGGCAGTCGGCGATTGCGCTCGTTGTGGCGTTTGCTCTGTACGCGTATGGCAAAGACACCGCTGCCACTCAGTTAGTGGTGCCTTTTTTCAAAGATGTGATGCCGCAGCTTGGCTTAATGTACGTTATCCTCACCTATTTTGTGATTGTCGGAACCGGAAACGCGGTCAATTTGACCGACGGATTAGATGGTTTGGCCATCATGCCAACTGTACTGGTATCGGCCGGGTTTGCCGTGATTGCCTGGGCGACTGGCAACGTCAACTTCGCTCAATATCTGCATATTCCGTATCTGCCGCATGCTTCTGAGCTGGTGGTGGTGTGTACCGCGATGGTGGGCGCCGGGCTGGGCTTTCTGTGGTTTAACACTTACCCAGCCCAAGTATTTATGGGTGATGTCGGCTCGTTAGCGCTTGGTGGTGCACTGGGCACCATCGCCGTGTTGGTGCGTCAAGAGCTGGTGTTGGTGATCATGGGCGGCGTGTTTGTGATGGAAACCCTGTCGGTCATTCTTCAGGTTGGCTCATACAAGTTACGTGGCCAGCGCATTTTCCGCATGGCACCGATTCACCATCACTACGAATTAAAAGGTTGGCCAGAACCGCGCGTGATCGTGCGCTTTTGGATCATCTCTATTGTTTTGGTCTTGATTGGTCTTGCGACGCTGAAAGTGCGTTAAGCGCCGTCTCGCCGCACAATTACAGTGTGAAAGAATATGGAACGTTGGCAATCGATAAAAAATGTGGTGGTCGTAGGGCTCGGAATAACCGGGCTCTCTGTCGTTAAACACCTGAGAAAAACACAACCTCAGTTGCAGCTTAAGGTGATGGATACTCGCCCGACGCCGCCGGGCGCAGACAAACTGCCAGCAGGCATTGAGCTACATACGGGTGGCTGGAATGACGCTTGGCTTAGCCAAGCCGATCTGGTGGTCACCAATCCCGGAATCGCTTTAGCAACCCCACAGATTCAGGCCGTGCTTGCGAAAGGTACGCCTGTGGTTGGTGACATTGAGCTGTTTGCCTGGGCGGCAGACAAGCCAGTGTTGGCGATTACCGGCTCCAACGGCAAAAGCACCGTTACCGACCTGTGTGGTGTGATGGCCAATGCCTGCGGGGTAAAAGCAGCCATCGGTGGCAACATTGGTGTACCTGCTCTTGATTTGTTGCAGCAAGAGGTCGAACTCTACGTGCTGGAGTTGTCGAGTTTTCAGCTGGAAACCACCGCCAGTTTGTCACTGGTGGCGGCGGCGTTTCTCAATCTTTCCGAAGATCACATGGATCGCTATCAGGGCATGGACGACTATCGCCAAGCCAAACTGCGCATTTTCCAACACGCGCAAACCGCCATCGTCAATCGTGATGATGTGCAAACTTATCCGCTCTCGCCGATGCCATTGATCTCGTTTGGCTCTGATGCAGAAGAATTTGGCTTAATCACTTGGCAAGGTCAGTCATGGTTGGCGCAAAACGGTCAGCCCATCTTGCCAAGCAGCGAGTTAAAACTGGTGGGTCAGCATAACGTGGCGAACGTGTTGGTCGTGCTAGCCCTACTAAGCGCGGCAGGAATTGATTATCGAAAAGGGCTGGAGGCGCTGAAGTCTTACACCGGGTTGACACACCGGTGTCAGGTTGTCGCCGATAATCGCGGCATTAAGTGGGTCAATGATTCGAAAGCGACTAATCTGGCCAGCACTCAAGCAGCTTTGTCGGGCTTGCACTGCACGGGCAAGCTCTATCTTTTGGTCGGTGGCGACGGCAAAGGGGCCGATTTTTCACCGTTAGCCCCTGTTTTGGCCAATTTGCCCGTCGAACTCTGCTGTTTTGGTGCGGATGGCGATAAGTTTATGCCTTTGCATCCGTCGGCCAAACGCTTTGAACGGATGGAAGATGTGATTGAGCAGATATCTGTGCAATTGCAATCGGGAGATATGGTGATGCTTTCGCCTGCCTGTGCTAGTTTTGACCAGTTCAGTAACTTTATGGCGCGCGGCGATCGATTCGCTGAACTGGCGCGCCAGTACGCATAGTAATAGGTTCACCGTTTGGTCAAGGCAGCACATTTCAGAACAACTCTGCTCGGATGGTTTGGTCACAGCGCACCAGAGGCGCTGTTTGATCGCCAACTGGTGTGGATCGCGCTCAGTTTAATGTTGATCGGGCTGGTGATGGTCACGTCGGCCTCTTTCCCGATCAGCTCGCGGCTGACGGATCAACCGTTTCACTTTATGTTTCGCCATGCCACGTTTCTTTTTCTGGCATTGGTCACGTCGGCGGTGGTGTTACAAATGCCGTTGGAAAAGTGGCAGCGCTATAGTCCGTATTTGCTTGGCCTCTCTTTCACTCTGCTCGTGGTTGTGTTGCTGGCGGGGAAATCGGTCAACGGTGCATCGCGCTGGATCCCGCTAGGGCTGTTTAACCTTCAGCCTGCGGAAGTCGCCAAACTGTCGCTGTTTATCTTTATGTCCAGTTATCTGGTGCGTAAACAAGATGAAGTGAGAGCGACTTTTTTTGGCGGCTTTATGAAACCGATCATGGTGTTTGCGGCGCTGGCGGTGTTGCTGTTAGGTCAGCCGGATCTAGGCACAGTGGTGGTGATGCTGGTGACACTGTTTGGCATGTTGTTTATTGCCGGAGCAAAGCTGAGCCAGTTTCTCGCCTTAATGGTGGCAGGCGTCAGCGCGGTCGTTGGACTTATCCTGATAGAGCCATACCGAGTGCGCCGAGTGACGTCGTTTCTTGACCCGTGGGAAGACCCGTTTGGCAGTGGCTACCAGTTAACGCAATCCTTGATGGCATTTGGCCGTGGCGAATGGTTTGGTCAGGGCTTAGGTAACTCGATTCAAAAACTTGAGTACTTGCCAGAGGCTCATACCGACTTTGTTTTTGCCGTGATGGCCGAAGAGTTGGGTTTTATTGGCGTCGTGCTGGTGTTGATGCTGATCTTCAGCCTAGTACTGAAAGCGGTATTCATTGGTAAGAAAGCCTTTGAGCATCAGTTTCAGTTTGGTGGTTATCTCGCTTTTGGTATCGGTATCTGGTTTGCCTTTCAAACCTTAATTAACGTTGGTGCGGCTGCGGGGATGGTACCAACCAAAGGCTTAACCTTGCCTTTGATCAGTTACGGTGGCTCCAGTTTGATTATTATGTCGGTGGCGGTCTCAATACTGCTGCGAATTGACCATGAATGTCGGCTGATGCCAGCCGTGAAAAAAGCAGAGTCACAAACACAAGATGAAAAACAATAAACGACTGATGGTAATGGCCGGCGGAACAGGGGGACACGTGTTCCCGGGCTTGGCTGTTGCCAAAAAACTTCAGCAACAGGGCTGGGAAATCCGCTGGCTGGGCACGGCCGATCGAATGGAAGCTGAATTGGTGCCGAAACACGGCGTTGAGATCGATTTTATTAAAGTCAAAGGACTGCGTGGTCAAGGATGGAAGCGCCTACTGGTTGCGCCGTTTCAAATCATCAACGCTATTTTACAAGCGAAAGCGCACATCAAAGCGTGGCAGCCGGATGCGGTACTGGGGATGGGCGGCTACGTCAGTGGTCCGGGTGGCATCGCGGCCTGGCTATCCGGCATTCCAGTGGTGCTGCATGAACAAAACGCGGTGGCGGGTTTAACCAATCAATGGCTGGCAAAAATTGCTAAAAAAGTGTTCCAAGCTTTTCCAGGCGCATTTCCACAAGCTGACGTGGTCGGCAACCCGGTACGCGATGATGTGGTCGCTCTCGCTGAACCGCTACAACGCATGCAAAGCCGCCAAGGGCCAATCCGCATCTTGGTGATGGGCGGCAGTCAGGGCGCACGCATTCTCAATCAAACCATGCCTGCGGTTATGGCGACCTTAGGTAGCGGCTTTGAGATTCGCCACCAAGCTGGAAAAGGTAATGCGCAAGAGGTCGAACAAGCCTACCAACAAGCGGGCGTCAAATACGCACAAGTGAGTGAGTTTATCGACGATGTCGCCGCCGAATATGCATGGGCAGATCTGTTGGTGTGTCGCTCTGGTGCGTTGACGGTATCTGAAGTTTCTGCCGCGGGCGTGGCAGCCATTTTTATCCCGTTTATGCATAAAGATCGCCAACAGGCATTAAACGCAGATCATCTGGTCGCCTGC
The Vibrio navarrensis DNA segment above includes these coding regions:
- the murE gene encoding UDP-N-acetylmuramoyl-L-alanyl-D-glutamate--2,6-diaminopimelate ligase, giving the protein MTTSISLASLLSPWAIYPELNAVTVTSLELDSRKIRAGDTFVAMIGQQTDGRRFIDTAIANGANAVIASACSQHSHASLEYRGDVPVVYVEQLDMQLSAIAGKLYPHPQMRLIGVTGTNGKTTITQLIAQWLQLLGESAAVMGTTGNGFLHNLQPAANTTGSAVEVQKTLATLAQQGAQTTALEVSSHGLVQGRVKDLNFAAGVFTNLSRDHLDYHGTMEAYAQAKMSLFTEHQCQQAIINVDDPIGAQWFAELERGIAVSLQPQTSAERTLWATRVDYAQSGITLEFDGCFGTGRFQAPLIGEFNATNLMLALATLLSLGFDKQALLDSAAQLQPVLGRMELFQAPGRAKVVVDYAHTPDALEKALQALRVHCQGKLWAIFGCGGDRDKGKRPMMAEIAERLGDCVILTDDNPRSEDASQIIADMLAGLASPQLAVVEHDRFKALQHALQHAHADDIILLAGKGHEDYQVLSHQTIHYSDRESAQQLLGIQPC
- a CDS encoding UDP-N-acetylmuramoyl-tripeptide--D-alanyl-D-alanine ligase gives rise to the protein MLDTTLSHLAQLTEGQLIGEDALFSSVSTDTRQIEKGALFVALVGDRFDAHHFCQQALQAGASALLVQRALDLPVAQVVVQDTKLALGQLAADVHQRCQTATVAITGSCGKTTVKEMTASILQQKGKVLFTAGNFNNDIGVPLTLLRSQEDDDYAVIELGANHIGEIAYTTRLVKPQIALVNNVAAAHLEGFGSIDGVKKAKGEIYQGLAAGDVAVVNLDSNGGDAWQSVLADKKVVTFSAHDPNADFYASDVYLNEEGLAKFVLHTPQQAWPISLGIIGQHNVSNAIAASIIALHFGASKEEIQAGLRNLMPVKGRVDVQRLTDKIKLIDDSYNASVPAMKAAVDLLGSFSGTRWLILGYMAELGDESLALHRQVGEHAAPFGFEHVLTFGEDTRMISDLCQGLHFADHSAMIDYIKQHLASDTESSHTLLVKGANSAGMSNVVAALKENFK
- the mraY gene encoding phospho-N-acetylmuramoyl-pentapeptide-transferase, producing MIIWLAELLQPYFSFFRLFEYLSFRAILSVLTALGLSLWMGPKMIKRLQLLQIGQVVRNEGPESHFSKRGTPTMGGIMILTAITVTVLLWANLSNPYVWAVLAVLLGYGAVGFADDYRKVVRKNTDGLIARWKYFWQSAIALVVAFALYAYGKDTAATQLVVPFFKDVMPQLGLMYVILTYFVIVGTGNAVNLTDGLDGLAIMPTVLVSAGFAVIAWATGNVNFAQYLHIPYLPHASELVVVCTAMVGAGLGFLWFNTYPAQVFMGDVGSLALGGALGTIAVLVRQELVLVIMGGVFVMETLSVILQVGSYKLRGQRIFRMAPIHHHYELKGWPEPRVIVRFWIISIVLVLIGLATLKVR
- the murD gene encoding UDP-N-acetylmuramoyl-L-alanine--D-glutamate ligase, giving the protein MERWQSIKNVVVVGLGITGLSVVKHLRKTQPQLQLKVMDTRPTPPGADKLPAGIELHTGGWNDAWLSQADLVVTNPGIALATPQIQAVLAKGTPVVGDIELFAWAADKPVLAITGSNGKSTVTDLCGVMANACGVKAAIGGNIGVPALDLLQQEVELYVLELSSFQLETTASLSLVAAAFLNLSEDHMDRYQGMDDYRQAKLRIFQHAQTAIVNRDDVQTYPLSPMPLISFGSDAEEFGLITWQGQSWLAQNGQPILPSSELKLVGQHNVANVLVVLALLSAAGIDYRKGLEALKSYTGLTHRCQVVADNRGIKWVNDSKATNLASTQAALSGLHCTGKLYLLVGGDGKGADFSPLAPVLANLPVELCCFGADGDKFMPLHPSAKRFERMEDVIEQISVQLQSGDMVMLSPACASFDQFSNFMARGDRFAELARQYA
- the ftsW gene encoding cell division protein FtsW gives rise to the protein MVKAAHFRTTLLGWFGHSAPEALFDRQLVWIALSLMLIGLVMVTSASFPISSRLTDQPFHFMFRHATFLFLALVTSAVVLQMPLEKWQRYSPYLLGLSFTLLVVVLLAGKSVNGASRWIPLGLFNLQPAEVAKLSLFIFMSSYLVRKQDEVRATFFGGFMKPIMVFAALAVLLLGQPDLGTVVVMLVTLFGMLFIAGAKLSQFLALMVAGVSAVVGLILIEPYRVRRVTSFLDPWEDPFGSGYQLTQSLMAFGRGEWFGQGLGNSIQKLEYLPEAHTDFVFAVMAEELGFIGVVLVLMLIFSLVLKAVFIGKKAFEHQFQFGGYLAFGIGIWFAFQTLINVGAAAGMVPTKGLTLPLISYGGSSLIIMSVAVSILLRIDHECRLMPAVKKAESQTQDEKQ
- the murG gene encoding undecaprenyldiphospho-muramoylpentapeptide beta-N-acetylglucosaminyltransferase, encoding MKNNKRLMVMAGGTGGHVFPGLAVAKKLQQQGWEIRWLGTADRMEAELVPKHGVEIDFIKVKGLRGQGWKRLLVAPFQIINAILQAKAHIKAWQPDAVLGMGGYVSGPGGIAAWLSGIPVVLHEQNAVAGLTNQWLAKIAKKVFQAFPGAFPQADVVGNPVRDDVVALAEPLQRMQSRQGPIRILVMGGSQGARILNQTMPAVMATLGSGFEIRHQAGKGNAQEVEQAYQQAGVKYAQVSEFIDDVAAEYAWADLLVCRSGALTVSEVSAAGVAAIFIPFMHKDRQQALNADHLVACGAAKMIEQPQLTVEKLVAEIQPLDRNRLLAMAIKARAAAQTNADQVVADAIIALTNKN